The following are from one region of the Prionailurus bengalensis isolate Pbe53 chromosome A2, Fcat_Pben_1.1_paternal_pri, whole genome shotgun sequence genome:
- the TMEM59L gene encoding transmembrane protein 59-like isoform X2 produces the protein MASVALMPLLPLLLLLQPPPATPAPSARDPFAPQLGDTQSCQLRCRDRYPGPQLSQAELEEEDPTESPYEYDRAVLISACERGCRLFSICRFVARSSKPNATQTECEAACVEAYVKETEQQACSEGCWSQNPEPEPEPEPEPEQKTQPVVENLGHEGARLQRVEVTWRGSHPEALEVHVDPVGPLDKVRKAKIRVKTSSKAKVEADELQDNDFLSCMSRRSGLPRWILACCLFLSVLVMLWLSCSTLVTAPGQHLKFQPLTLEQHKGFMVEPDWPLYPPPSHAFGDSPPPYKLKLDLTKL, from the exons ATGGCTTCGGTGGCGCTGATGCCGCtcctgccgctgctgctgctgctgcagcctCCACCTGCCACCCCCGCGCCTTCCGCCCGCGACCCCTTCGCCCCGCAACTCGGGGACACGCAGAGCTGCCAGCTGCGGTGCCGCGACCGCTATCCCGGTCCGCAGCTCTCGCAG gcagagctggaggaggaggacccCACGGAGTCCCCATATGAGTATGACAGGGCTGTCCTGATCAGTGCTTGTGAGCGTGGCTGCCGCCTCTTCTCCATCTGCCGATTTGTGGCCAGGAGCTCCAAGCCCAATGCCACCCAGACTGAGTGTGAAGCAG CCTGTGTGGAGGCCTATGTGAAGGAGACGGAGCAGCAGGCCTGCAGCGAGGGTTGCTGGAGCCAGAACCCGGAGCCGGAACCTGAACCCGAGCCTGAGCCAGAGCAGAAG ACCCAGCCTGTGGTAGAGAACCTGGGGCATGAAGGGGCCCGTCTGCAGCGAGTAGAGGTGACCTGGCGGGGATCCCACCCTGAGGCCTTGGAGGTACACGTGG ACCCTGTAGGCCCCTTGGACAAAGTGAGGAAGGCCAAGATCCGAGTCAAGACCAGCAGTAAGGCCAAGGTGGAGGCCGACGAGCTGCAGGACAACGACTTCCTCAGCTGCATGTCCCG GCGCTCAGGGCTCCCTCGCTGGATCCTGGCCTGCTGCCTCTTCCTTTCTGTGCTGGTGATGCTGTGGCTGAGCTGCTCCACCCTGGTGACCGCACCTGGCCAACACCTCAAGTTTCAG CCCCTGACCCTGGAGCAGCACAAGGGCTTCATGGTAGAGCCAGACTGGCCCCTGTACCCTCCCCCGTCGCATGCTTTTGGGGACAGCCCCCCACCCTACAAGCTGAAGCTGGACCTGACCAAGCTGTAG
- the TMEM59L gene encoding transmembrane protein 59-like isoform X1 → MASVALMPLLPLLLLLQPPPATPAPSARDPFAPQLGDTQSCQLRCRDRYPGPQLSQAELEEEDPTESPYEYDRAVLISACERGCRLFSICRFVARSSKPNATQTECEAACVEAYVKETEQQACSEGCWSQNPEPEPEPEPEPEQKRKVLEAPSGALSLLDLFSTLCNDLVNSAQGFVSSTWTYYLQTDNGKVVVFQTQPVVENLGHEGARLQRVEVTWRGSHPEALEVHVDPVGPLDKVRKAKIRVKTSSKAKVEADELQDNDFLSCMSRRSGLPRWILACCLFLSVLVMLWLSCSTLVTAPGQHLKFQPLTLEQHKGFMVEPDWPLYPPPSHAFGDSPPPYKLKLDLTKL, encoded by the exons ATGGCTTCGGTGGCGCTGATGCCGCtcctgccgctgctgctgctgctgcagcctCCACCTGCCACCCCCGCGCCTTCCGCCCGCGACCCCTTCGCCCCGCAACTCGGGGACACGCAGAGCTGCCAGCTGCGGTGCCGCGACCGCTATCCCGGTCCGCAGCTCTCGCAG gcagagctggaggaggaggacccCACGGAGTCCCCATATGAGTATGACAGGGCTGTCCTGATCAGTGCTTGTGAGCGTGGCTGCCGCCTCTTCTCCATCTGCCGATTTGTGGCCAGGAGCTCCAAGCCCAATGCCACCCAGACTGAGTGTGAAGCAG CCTGTGTGGAGGCCTATGTGAAGGAGACGGAGCAGCAGGCCTGCAGCGAGGGTTGCTGGAGCCAGAACCCGGAGCCGGAACCTGAACCCGAGCCTGAGCCAGAGCAGAAG AGAAAGGTCCTGGAAGCTCCAAGTGGGGCCCTTTCGCTCCTGGACTTGTTTTCCACCCTCTGCAATGACCTTGTCAACTCGGCCCAGGGCTTCGTCTCCTCCACCTGGACATACTACCTGCAGACTGACAATGGGAAGGTGGTGGTGTTCCAG ACCCAGCCTGTGGTAGAGAACCTGGGGCATGAAGGGGCCCGTCTGCAGCGAGTAGAGGTGACCTGGCGGGGATCCCACCCTGAGGCCTTGGAGGTACACGTGG ACCCTGTAGGCCCCTTGGACAAAGTGAGGAAGGCCAAGATCCGAGTCAAGACCAGCAGTAAGGCCAAGGTGGAGGCCGACGAGCTGCAGGACAACGACTTCCTCAGCTGCATGTCCCG GCGCTCAGGGCTCCCTCGCTGGATCCTGGCCTGCTGCCTCTTCCTTTCTGTGCTGGTGATGCTGTGGCTGAGCTGCTCCACCCTGGTGACCGCACCTGGCCAACACCTCAAGTTTCAG CCCCTGACCCTGGAGCAGCACAAGGGCTTCATGGTAGAGCCAGACTGGCCCCTGTACCCTCCCCCGTCGCATGCTTTTGGGGACAGCCCCCCACCCTACAAGCTGAAGCTGGACCTGACCAAGCTGTAG